The proteins below are encoded in one region of Nilaparvata lugens isolate BPH chromosome X, ASM1435652v1, whole genome shotgun sequence:
- the LOC111044908 gene encoding myosin-2 essential light chain isoform X1 has protein sequence MAKMASYSEDQLAEFQEAFQLFDSRGDNKIHVSQIGDALRALGQNPTESDVKKFAHQHKPDERISFEVFLPIYQAISKARTSDTADDFIEGLRHFDKDGNGFISSAELRHLLTTLGEKLLDEEVEQLLAGQEDSQGNVNYEEFVNMIMSG, from the exons ATGGCTAAAATG GCGTCGTATTCTGAGGACCAGTTGGCCG AGTTCCAGGAGGCCTTCCAGCTGTTTGATAGCAGGGGTGACAATAAAATCCACGTATCTCAGATCGGAGATGCATTGAGAGCTCTTGGTCAGAATCCTACCGAATCTGATGTCAAGAAATTCGCTCATCAACATAAACCAG ATGAGAGAATAAGCTTCGAAGTTTTCTTGCCCATTTACCAAGCCATTTCCAAGGCTAGAACAAGCGATACTGCCGATGATTTCATTGAAGGGCTGAGACACTTCGACAAGGATGGAAATGGCTTCATTTCATCCGCCGAGCTTCGCCATCTGTTGACAACTTTGG gtgAAAAACTGCTTGATGAGGAAGTTGAGCAACTTCTGGCTGGACAAGAAGACTCTCAGGGCAACGTTAATTACGAAGAGTTTGTCAACATGATTATGTCTGGTTAA
- the LOC111044908 gene encoding myosin-2 essential light chain isoform X2, whose translation MYGFEIVHKVMTSVEEFQEAFQLFDSRGDNKIHVSQIGDALRALGQNPTESDVKKFAHQHKPDERISFEVFLPIYQAISKARTSDTADDFIEGLRHFDKDGNGFISSAELRHLLTTLGEKLLDEEVEQLLAGQEDSQGNVNYEEFVNMIMSG comes from the exons atgtacggTTTTGAAATAGTGCATAAGGTAATGACTTCAGTGGAAG AGTTCCAGGAGGCCTTCCAGCTGTTTGATAGCAGGGGTGACAATAAAATCCACGTATCTCAGATCGGAGATGCATTGAGAGCTCTTGGTCAGAATCCTACCGAATCTGATGTCAAGAAATTCGCTCATCAACATAAACCAG ATGAGAGAATAAGCTTCGAAGTTTTCTTGCCCATTTACCAAGCCATTTCCAAGGCTAGAACAAGCGATACTGCCGATGATTTCATTGAAGGGCTGAGACACTTCGACAAGGATGGAAATGGCTTCATTTCATCCGCCGAGCTTCGCCATCTGTTGACAACTTTGG gtgAAAAACTGCTTGATGAGGAAGTTGAGCAACTTCTGGCTGGACAAGAAGACTCTCAGGGCAACGTTAATTACGAAGAGTTTGTCAACATGATTATGTCTGGTTAA